The following are encoded in a window of Halosolutus halophilus genomic DNA:
- a CDS encoding twin-arginine translocation signal domain-containing protein — MNRRTVLRSAGVGALAGLAGCVEGIQSYYQGRVRGRIPIEITNESDRAQNIRLEAYEIGTDRQTYDENYSVRSNELVHPPHLDEIEQRFRVIRFEGEESSSVDTARISPDAQLVLITVYEDDVELEVVYDEDEAQNESAEGDENATAGNDANAS, encoded by the coding sequence GTGAATCGCCGTACGGTACTCCGATCCGCCGGCGTGGGGGCCCTGGCGGGACTGGCAGGCTGCGTCGAGGGGATCCAGAGCTACTACCAGGGTCGCGTCCGGGGGCGCATTCCGATCGAGATCACCAACGAGAGCGATCGAGCGCAGAACATCCGGCTCGAAGCCTACGAGATCGGAACGGACCGACAGACCTACGACGAGAACTACTCCGTCCGATCGAACGAACTCGTCCATCCGCCACACCTCGACGAGATCGAACAGCGGTTCCGCGTGATCCGGTTCGAGGGCGAGGAGTCGAGTTCCGTCGACACCGCCCGGATCTCCCCCGACGCGCAACTCGTGTTGATCACCGTCTACGAAGACGACGTCGAACTGGAGGTCGTCTACGACGAGGACGAGGCGCAGAACGAGTCGGCGGAGGGCGACGAGAACGCGACGGCAGGCAACGACGCGAACGCGTCGTAG
- a CDS encoding GNAT family N-acetyltransferase produces the protein MEIRSLQTESDRRSAVPLLRQLWADAARDEILSWTDGDDYHLFGRFDGDELIGVAGVLEATHLHHVRHAWLYDLVVDEPRRGEGHGAALVEHVEAWATDRGCEYVALASPLGKDGVHEFYERQEYEKWGYVVEKSLQGND, from the coding sequence ATGGAAATCCGATCGTTGCAGACGGAATCCGATCGTCGATCGGCGGTCCCGCTCCTCCGGCAACTCTGGGCCGACGCCGCTCGGGACGAGATCCTGTCCTGGACCGACGGCGACGACTATCATCTCTTCGGGCGGTTCGACGGCGACGAGTTGATCGGCGTCGCGGGCGTGCTCGAAGCGACGCACCTGCATCACGTCCGGCACGCGTGGCTCTACGATCTGGTCGTGGACGAACCACGGCGCGGCGAGGGCCACGGCGCGGCACTGGTCGAGCACGTCGAGGCGTGGGCGACCGATCGGGGCTGTGAGTACGTCGCGCTCGCGTCTCCGCTCGGAAAAGACGGGGTTCACGAGTTCTACGAGCGCCAGGAGTACGAGAAGTGGGGCTACGTCGTCGAGAAATCCCTCCAGGGGAACGACTGA
- a CDS encoding cupin domain-containing protein, with translation MEKVAIDDVETEPNPMKVHSIRRPISKALGFTDFAMNYFELEPGESFSGGMHTHYDQEEVFYVQEGTATFDTENGQVTVEDGEVIRFAPGDFQKGYNDGDETVVGFAFGAPGAQHDWEDLESLVYCQDCEEELGHSLELTDDGAFRLTCNECENSFMMG, from the coding sequence ATGGAGAAAGTCGCGATCGACGACGTCGAGACCGAACCCAACCCGATGAAGGTCCACTCGATCAGACGGCCGATCTCGAAGGCTCTCGGGTTCACGGACTTCGCGATGAACTACTTCGAACTCGAACCCGGCGAGTCCTTCTCGGGCGGGATGCACACGCACTACGATCAGGAAGAGGTGTTCTACGTCCAGGAGGGAACCGCGACGTTCGACACCGAGAACGGCCAAGTCACCGTCGAGGACGGCGAAGTCATCCGCTTCGCGCCGGGTGACTTCCAGAAGGGGTACAACGACGGCGACGAGACAGTCGTCGGCTTCGCGTTCGGCGCACCCGGGGCCCAGCACGACTGGGAGGACCTCGAGTCGCTGGTCTACTGTCAGGACTGCGAGGAGGAACTGGGCCACAGCCTCGAACTCACCGACGATGGGGCGTTCCGGCTGACGTGCAACGAGTGTGAGAACTCGTTTATGATGGGATAA
- the guaB gene encoding IMP dehydrogenase, which translates to MANDVPEHEPYSSKLQVPEALTFDDVLLRPKESRVEPDDADLTSHVSKNVAVSVPILSAAMDTVTESEMAIAMARHGGLGVLHRNMNVDEMVEEIERVKSADELIIPLDSVVTADPEMSVREVDELMAREGVGGAPVVNTRGEVLGIISSTDIRPHLEVNEDDPVTAAMTDEVITAPENIDPRDAFDLMYEHKIERVPVVDDENLLVGLVTMQGILQRREYKQAVRDDDGRLRCGVAVSPFEHDRATAADEAGADVLFIDTAHAHNMNVIDGAREIKDSVEADVVVGNVGTREAAADLVDFADGIKVGIGPGSICTTRVVSGAGMPQITAVAQVADVANEHDVPVIADGGIRYSGDAIKAVAAGADAVMLGSYFAGTDEAPGRVVTMNGKKYKQYRGMGSVGAMKSGDSDRYLKDEPEEDDEYVPEGVEAATPYKGTLKSELHQLAGGMQSGMGYVGAATIPDFKERSEFVRVSSAGQAESHAHDVVITDEAPNYSPNGE; encoded by the coding sequence ATGGCGAACGACGTTCCTGAGCACGAGCCCTATTCCTCGAAACTCCAGGTACCGGAGGCACTGACGTTCGACGACGTCCTCCTCCGGCCCAAGGAGAGCCGTGTCGAACCGGACGACGCCGACCTCACCTCGCACGTCTCGAAGAACGTCGCGGTCTCCGTCCCGATCCTCTCGGCCGCGATGGACACCGTCACCGAGAGCGAGATGGCGATCGCGATGGCCCGTCACGGTGGCCTCGGCGTGCTCCATCGCAACATGAACGTCGACGAGATGGTCGAGGAGATCGAGCGCGTCAAGAGCGCCGACGAACTCATCATCCCGCTCGACTCCGTCGTCACCGCGGACCCCGAGATGTCCGTCCGCGAGGTCGACGAACTGATGGCCCGCGAGGGCGTCGGCGGCGCACCCGTCGTCAACACGCGCGGCGAGGTGCTCGGCATCATCTCGAGTACCGACATCCGGCCACACCTCGAGGTCAACGAGGACGACCCCGTCACGGCGGCGATGACCGACGAGGTCATCACGGCTCCCGAAAACATCGACCCGCGCGACGCGTTCGACCTGATGTACGAGCACAAGATCGAGCGCGTCCCGGTCGTCGACGACGAGAACCTGCTGGTCGGACTGGTGACGATGCAGGGCATCCTCCAGCGCCGCGAGTACAAGCAGGCCGTCCGCGACGACGACGGCCGACTCCGCTGTGGCGTCGCCGTCAGCCCGTTCGAGCACGATCGGGCGACCGCAGCCGACGAGGCCGGTGCGGACGTGCTCTTCATTGACACCGCACACGCCCACAACATGAACGTCATCGACGGGGCTCGCGAGATCAAAGACAGCGTCGAGGCCGACGTCGTCGTCGGAAACGTCGGCACCCGCGAAGCGGCCGCGGATCTCGTCGACTTCGCCGACGGCATCAAGGTCGGGATCGGCCCCGGTTCGATCTGTACGACCCGCGTCGTCTCCGGCGCGGGGATGCCCCAGATTACGGCCGTCGCGCAGGTCGCCGACGTCGCGAACGAACACGACGTGCCCGTGATCGCCGACGGCGGCATCCGCTATTCGGGCGACGCAATCAAGGCGGTCGCCGCCGGTGCGGACGCGGTCATGCTCGGCTCCTACTTCGCCGGCACCGACGAGGCACCGGGCCGGGTGGTCACGATGAACGGCAAGAAGTACAAGCAGTACCGCGGTATGGGGTCGGTCGGCGCGATGAAATCCGGCGACAGCGATCGCTACCTCAAGGACGAACCCGAGGAGGACGACGAGTACGTCCCCGAAGGCGTCGAGGCCGCCACCCCGTACAAGGGGACGCTCAAGTCCGAACTCCACCAGCTCGCCGGCGGCATGCAGTCCGGGATGGGGTACGTCGGCGCGGCGACGATCCCAGATTTCAAGGAGCGATCGGAGTTCGTCCGCGTCTCCTCGGCGGGCCAGGCCGAGAGCCACGCCCACGACGTCGTCATCACGGACGAGGCCCCGAACTACTCGCCCAACGGCGAGTAG
- a CDS encoding DUF5794 domain-containing protein — MSTSQHPVALRLEGIVGGNARLLALVMMLPLIDGVFPALILAGAVDDPLGSIQVGLLIFGGSATVAVILAEMTGSPREQAAVVMLVGLPLILLAAVQAALAPAIESVIDIVIFERFAALVIAAIAAKTASATIGDYLPNPGVIIGLGLVASIDPTGASFDVMDDPALVANATLAAVVGVAFALTIALAGPYLREYMDIDRFRFGSAVALGLLPLSLLGMAFGQAPLAALLVAAVFAIDIQLDRAGEQDTAAANLAADGSSTADATGMPIQTMGTAPAVGTGPLPDGGSGSNDRDDGERSADDSVTADADEEEDDGAYPGDDSTDTEGRAPWL, encoded by the coding sequence ATGAGCACGTCTCAACATCCGGTCGCACTCCGTCTCGAGGGCATAGTCGGCGGTAACGCCAGATTACTGGCGCTGGTGATGATGCTGCCGCTGATCGACGGCGTCTTCCCGGCGCTGATCCTCGCCGGCGCAGTGGACGATCCCCTGGGTTCGATCCAGGTCGGCCTGTTGATCTTCGGCGGGAGCGCCACCGTCGCGGTGATCCTCGCCGAGATGACCGGGTCGCCCCGCGAGCAAGCGGCGGTCGTCATGCTCGTCGGCCTCCCGCTGATACTGCTGGCGGCCGTCCAGGCGGCACTCGCGCCGGCGATCGAGAGCGTCATCGACATCGTCATCTTCGAGCGGTTCGCCGCGCTCGTGATCGCCGCGATCGCGGCCAAGACCGCGAGCGCTACGATCGGCGACTACCTGCCTAATCCCGGCGTGATCATCGGACTGGGTCTGGTCGCCAGTATCGACCCGACCGGCGCGTCGTTCGACGTCATGGACGACCCGGCTCTCGTCGCCAACGCGACGCTGGCCGCCGTCGTCGGCGTCGCCTTCGCGCTGACGATCGCGCTGGCCGGTCCGTATCTGCGGGAGTACATGGACATCGATCGGTTCCGCTTCGGCAGTGCGGTGGCGCTGGGCCTGCTCCCGCTGTCGCTGCTCGGCATGGCCTTCGGACAGGCCCCGCTGGCCGCCCTGCTCGTCGCGGCCGTCTTCGCGATCGACATCCAACTCGATCGGGCTGGCGAGCAGGACACGGCCGCGGCCAACCTGGCGGCCGACGGCTCATCGACGGCCGACGCGACCGGGATGCCGATCCAGACGATGGGAACCGCCCCCGCAGTCGGAACCGGTCCGTTGCCGGACGGTGGCTCGGGGAGCAACGATCGGGACGACGGCGAGCGATCGGCCGACGACAGTGTGACGGCGGACGCCGACGAGGAGGAGGACGATGGCGCCTACCCCGGCGACGATTCGACCGACACCGAGGGCAGGGCCCCGTGGTTGTGA
- a CDS encoding PQQ-binding-like beta-propeller repeat protein, protein MADGRVLVTTARGSLVALKTDDGKELWTADVGQTSDAAPVVSGDTAYVTTWNGGENVDRGVAAIDLADGSERWRAIPDVDVSSAATLAHDTVYVGGSRKRSHVIALDAMDGSERWRFRAGEYASTPAVFQGIAYVSGGKEPTVYALDAVDGEERWRVDVDGRVWGAPTISGETVYIGTRKGTVYALAAADGEELWHIEIGDDVRESLAVTSDMIYVPDRGSIHGLSTDGEGQWSVDASSYVFPPTVAGNSVIVTDRSEAFGLDAATGAEYWRHAVKRRTISDMTFSGIMCEPVVHNHVVYVASLGGDVYALQRPE, encoded by the coding sequence GTGGCTGACGGTCGTGTGCTCGTTACGACGGCACGTGGTTCGCTTGTCGCCCTGAAGACTGACGACGGAAAAGAACTGTGGACTGCTGACGTGGGCCAGACCAGTGATGCAGCGCCGGTGGTATCGGGTGATACTGCGTACGTTACGACGTGGAACGGTGGGGAGAACGTCGACCGTGGTGTCGCGGCTATCGACCTGGCGGACGGAAGCGAACGCTGGCGAGCAATCCCTGACGTCGACGTCAGTTCGGCGGCGACGCTGGCGCACGACACAGTGTACGTGGGTGGATCGCGGAAACGTAGCCATGTTATCGCCCTTGATGCGATGGACGGGAGCGAACGGTGGCGATTTCGTGCGGGGGAGTACGCCTCGACACCGGCTGTGTTCCAGGGAATCGCCTACGTTAGCGGTGGGAAGGAACCCACCGTGTACGCGCTCGACGCAGTCGACGGTGAGGAACGCTGGCGAGTCGACGTGGACGGCCGTGTCTGGGGGGCTCCAACGATCAGTGGCGAAACGGTATACATTGGAACACGCAAGGGCACTGTGTACGCGTTGGCTGCCGCTGACGGCGAAGAGCTATGGCACATCGAAATTGGCGACGACGTACGAGAGTCACTAGCAGTGACCAGCGACATGATCTACGTCCCTGATCGAGGTTCAATACACGGACTCTCCACAGACGGGGAGGGACAGTGGTCCGTCGATGCAAGTAGCTATGTGTTCCCACCGACTGTGGCGGGGAATTCGGTAATCGTCACAGATAGATCCGAGGCGTTTGGTCTCGACGCGGCGACGGGAGCTGAGTACTGGCGACACGCAGTTAAGAGAAGAACGATTAGCGACATGACGTTCTCCGGAATCATGTGTGAACCCGTCGTTCACAATCATGTTGTCTACGTTGCTTCCTTGGGTGGCGACGTATACGCTCTCCAACGCCCGGAATAG
- a CDS encoding tyrosine-type recombinase/integrase translates to MAPNVTPKQAVEDFLAEREGEVSKASHRNYKYALKELLRFCENQGIEEVGEIHGYHLKQYKLRRRGQGIKEVTLKNNLSTLREFLRWCEQAELLERGTAEPVQLPKLDEDDRVSDDTLSQDRVGDILDYFYKFEYAQRRHAIFQLIWHTCLRMGTVVAIDFEDYLSTQKQIKIRHRPETGTPLKNGIEAQRKINIGNSVREVLDDYIEGHRHNIVEESGGNRCSPLEINESPTPHYGRICTGSPDRAKSTVVVHTIESLRSVTLLRERKIRRNALPQ, encoded by the coding sequence GTGGCACCGAACGTAACACCGAAGCAAGCAGTAGAGGACTTCCTCGCAGAGCGTGAGGGAGAAGTCAGCAAAGCCAGCCATCGAAACTACAAATACGCACTCAAGGAGCTACTACGGTTCTGCGAGAATCAAGGCATTGAGGAGGTTGGAGAGATTCACGGCTACCACCTGAAACAGTACAAGCTCCGACGGCGAGGACAGGGCATTAAGGAGGTCACGCTGAAGAACAACCTCTCGACCCTCCGGGAGTTCCTCCGCTGGTGTGAACAGGCAGAACTTCTCGAGCGAGGGACTGCCGAACCCGTTCAACTCCCGAAGCTCGATGAGGACGATCGAGTCAGTGATGATACGTTGTCGCAGGATCGAGTGGGGGATATTCTGGACTACTTCTACAAGTTCGAGTACGCGCAACGACGACACGCGATCTTCCAGCTCATATGGCATACCTGCCTCCGCATGGGAACAGTCGTTGCTATCGATTTCGAGGACTACCTCTCGACCCAGAAGCAAATTAAGATCCGGCATCGCCCGGAGACTGGTACTCCACTGAAGAATGGCATTGAGGCGCAGCGGAAAATAAACATCGGCAACTCAGTGCGGGAAGTCCTCGATGACTACATCGAAGGACACCGGCACAATATCGTCGAAGAAAGTGGCGGGAACCGCTGTTCACCACTCGAAATCAACGAGTCTCCCACACCGCATTACGGAAGAATATGTACGGGATCACCCGACCGTGCAAAGTCCACGGTGGTTGTCCACACAATCGAATCATTGAGGAGTGTGACGCTGCTGAGAGAAAGAAAGATTCGTCGAAATGCCCTTCCTCAATAA
- a CDS encoding HalOD1 output domain-containing protein — MVPPDHNCPRNGGREEIRVVRGESESVIQTIVRGLAGIKGVPVSELDPLYDRVETEAMAALLSHARRADGAVGIEFTIDGYTVSLSNDGKVCIHDGTPVVAPSR, encoded by the coding sequence ATGGTCCCCCCTGACCACAACTGTCCGCGAAACGGCGGTCGCGAGGAGATTCGGGTCGTACGGGGCGAATCAGAATCCGTGATACAGACGATCGTACGGGGGCTGGCTGGTATCAAAGGCGTCCCCGTCAGCGAACTCGATCCGCTGTACGATCGGGTGGAGACGGAAGCGATGGCCGCCCTGCTCAGTCACGCGAGACGCGCCGACGGCGCCGTCGGCATCGAGTTCACGATCGACGGATACACGGTCAGCCTCTCGAACGACGGCAAGGTGTGTATCCACGACGGTACGCCTGTGGTCGCACCGAGTCGGTGA
- a CDS encoding DUF7344 domain-containing protein produces MDQTEAFRVLASADRQLLLHELVENEGEIAIAAAARLVAARRHRISPETISDDRVERAHIRLVHTHIPYLIDSDLVTVDWDEREMALAGGENIAELFEAADELAGWPPDDLLEPSFS; encoded by the coding sequence ATGGACCAGACGGAGGCATTTCGAGTTCTCGCCAGCGCCGACCGTCAGCTTCTGCTACACGAACTCGTCGAGAACGAGGGCGAGATCGCTATCGCGGCGGCCGCACGACTGGTGGCCGCCCGGAGGCATCGAATCTCCCCCGAAACGATTAGCGACGACAGGGTCGAGCGCGCCCATATTCGGTTGGTCCACACGCACATCCCCTACTTGATCGACAGCGATCTCGTCACCGTAGACTGGGACGAACGAGAGATGGCGCTCGCCGGTGGAGAGAACATCGCGGAACTGTTCGAGGCCGCTGACGAGTTAGCAGGCTGGCCGCCGGACGACTTGCTGGAACCGTCGTTCTCGTAA
- a CDS encoding PAS domain-containing sensor histidine kinase, giving the protein MNTRADASEGAFWGEVEDDVALQRYRTLVNTIDDGIYQLDASGHFVAVNETIVEITGYTRDELLGEHVSLLVDEDDIARIVDRIPTTSGSGTPDIETVELTVETADGDRVPCELRINLLVEDGTFQGTIGVARDVSEKRRRQESLASAQASYESITDVLNEANIGALVLDDDFQVAWIDETIEEYLDLDRDALVGRDKRQVVDEAMKHRFADPERFAETVLATYDDNSYTERFECRVTAGDGRDGRWLEHYSRPIESGQYAGGRIELYYDVTDRKQSEGALQKTAAEFHSLVDAVEEYAIFRLDRSGHVISWNEGAAQIKGYDREDILGEHFSTFYTDEDRAANVPERNLQQATETGSVEDEGWRVRKDGSQFWANVTITAIRDADGAHQGYLKVTRDVTDRYERERELESELQRILGRISDAFYAVDEDFRFTHVNERAEELLQQSEEDLLGESLWTVFPSAAEVDEVRDAFQTALESQEATSYELYYDTLDFWVEANLYPSETGISVYFRDVTDRKEREQELQRTERRFEAIFNDPNILVGLLDPDGTVLDINGTAMEYVDADLEEVTGEPFWETPWWGGGDGVQDDVKRWTERAATGEYVEFEADLTQPNGQQYTLDGVFRPVTNDEGDVVSLVVSDRDVTDRKRRERQLRKSEQRHRTLAENFPNGIVTMFDDEFRYTLAAGRGFDDLPMSPSDVEGKPVQDVWPDHVSNVLESTFRAALDGEREAIDLQYAGREWVVRVVPLTDDDGDVFGGLTIAQDITERKARERALEESERRYRTLAENFPNGAVGMYDPNLQYTLTKGAVLGDRLPSADRLEGSRLPEIFPEETVSDLEPVFRAAIEDGDTDRVTTEFGGRTWRVWAAPLRDADGEIFAGLSFAQDITDEAERKRKLEEVIEKLEASNERLEQFAYAASHDLQEPLRMVSSYLQLIEARYADELDEDGEEFLAYAISGADRMREMIDGLLEYSRIETCGDPFEPIDLNDLFADVCSDLQMQIDESDAEITSTDLPRIDGDASQLRQVFQNLLSNAIEYAGDEPPRIHVGAERDGQRWVISVRDEGIGIDSDAEDRIFEVFERLHSQAEHQGTGIGLALCERIVERHGGEIWVDSELGDGSTFSFTLPAVDP; this is encoded by the coding sequence ATGAACACACGAGCGGACGCCTCGGAGGGTGCCTTCTGGGGAGAGGTCGAGGACGACGTCGCGCTCCAGCGGTACCGGACGCTCGTCAATACGATCGACGACGGCATCTACCAGCTCGACGCGAGCGGTCACTTCGTCGCGGTCAACGAAACGATCGTCGAAATCACCGGTTACACGCGCGACGAACTCCTCGGCGAACACGTTTCGCTGTTGGTCGACGAGGACGATATCGCCCGCATCGTCGATCGAATTCCGACCACCTCCGGCTCCGGAACGCCCGACATCGAGACCGTCGAACTGACGGTCGAGACTGCCGACGGGGACCGGGTACCGTGTGAACTGCGGATCAACCTGCTCGTCGAGGACGGGACGTTCCAGGGCACGATCGGTGTCGCACGAGACGTCTCCGAGAAACGACGGCGCCAGGAATCACTCGCGTCCGCACAGGCGTCGTACGAGTCGATCACCGACGTGCTCAACGAGGCGAACATCGGGGCCCTCGTGCTCGACGACGACTTTCAGGTCGCCTGGATCGACGAGACGATCGAGGAGTATCTCGACCTCGATCGGGACGCCCTCGTCGGACGCGACAAACGACAGGTCGTCGACGAGGCGATGAAACACAGGTTCGCGGACCCGGAGCGGTTCGCGGAGACCGTTCTGGCCACCTACGACGACAACAGCTACACCGAGCGATTCGAGTGTCGCGTGACGGCGGGCGACGGTCGCGACGGCCGGTGGCTCGAACACTACAGCAGACCGATCGAATCGGGGCAGTACGCCGGCGGTCGAATCGAACTCTACTACGACGTTACGGACCGGAAACAGTCGGAAGGGGCCCTCCAGAAAACCGCGGCGGAGTTTCACTCGCTGGTCGACGCCGTCGAGGAGTACGCGATCTTCCGTCTGGACCGGAGCGGTCACGTCATCAGCTGGAACGAGGGGGCAGCGCAGATCAAGGGCTACGACCGCGAGGATATCCTCGGCGAGCACTTCTCGACGTTCTACACCGACGAGGATCGGGCGGCGAACGTTCCCGAGCGGAACCTCCAGCAGGCGACGGAAACCGGATCGGTCGAAGACGAAGGGTGGCGCGTCCGGAAGGACGGCAGCCAGTTCTGGGCGAACGTGACGATCACAGCGATTCGAGACGCCGACGGCGCCCACCAGGGCTACCTGAAAGTGACCCGTGATGTGACCGATCGGTACGAGCGCGAACGGGAACTCGAAAGCGAACTCCAGCGCATCCTCGGCAGGATCTCCGACGCGTTCTACGCGGTCGATGAGGACTTCCGGTTCACGCACGTCAACGAGCGCGCCGAGGAACTCCTTCAGCAGTCCGAGGAAGACCTCCTCGGAGAGAGCCTCTGGACCGTGTTCCCCTCCGCCGCCGAGGTCGACGAGGTCAGGGACGCCTTCCAGACGGCGTTAGAATCCCAGGAGGCGACCAGCTACGAACTCTACTACGACACGCTCGATTTCTGGGTCGAGGCGAACCTCTACCCCTCCGAGACCGGCATCTCGGTCTACTTCCGCGACGTCACCGATCGGAAGGAGCGCGAACAGGAACTCCAGCGGACGGAGCGTCGGTTCGAGGCGATTTTCAACGATCCGAACATCCTCGTCGGGTTGCTCGATCCCGATGGGACGGTACTCGACATCAACGGGACGGCGATGGAGTACGTCGACGCCGACCTCGAGGAAGTGACGGGTGAGCCGTTCTGGGAGACGCCGTGGTGGGGCGGCGGGGACGGCGTACAGGACGACGTCAAGCGATGGACCGAGCGAGCAGCGACCGGCGAGTACGTGGAGTTCGAGGCCGACCTCACGCAGCCGAACGGTCAGCAGTACACGCTCGACGGCGTCTTCAGGCCCGTCACGAACGACGAGGGCGACGTCGTGTCGCTCGTCGTCTCCGATCGCGACGTCACCGATCGCAAGCGGCGTGAGCGGCAACTCCGGAAGTCCGAACAACGGCATCGAACGCTCGCCGAGAACTTCCCGAACGGGATCGTCACCATGTTCGACGACGAGTTCCGGTACACGCTCGCTGCGGGGAGAGGGTTTGACGACCTCCCGATGTCTCCGTCCGACGTCGAAGGGAAGCCGGTTCAGGACGTGTGGCCCGACCACGTCTCGAACGTGCTCGAGTCCACGTTCCGGGCTGCACTGGACGGCGAGAGGGAGGCGATCGATCTCCAGTACGCCGGCCGGGAGTGGGTCGTCCGTGTGGTGCCGCTCACCGACGACGACGGCGACGTGTTCGGGGGGTTGACGATCGCACAGGACATCACGGAGCGCAAGGCGCGCGAACGCGCGCTCGAAGAGAGCGAGCGCCGCTACCGCACGCTCGCGGAGAACTTCCCGAACGGCGCGGTCGGGATGTACGACCCGAATCTCCAGTACACGCTCACCAAAGGGGCGGTCCTCGGCGATCGGTTGCCCAGCGCGGATCGACTCGAAGGGAGCCGGTTGCCGGAAATCTTCCCCGAAGAGACGGTTTCGGATCTCGAACCGGTGTTCCGGGCCGCGATCGAGGACGGCGACACTGACCGAGTGACGACGGAATTCGGCGGTCGCACCTGGCGGGTGTGGGCCGCGCCGCTTCGCGACGCCGACGGCGAGATCTTCGCCGGATTGAGCTTCGCCCAGGATATTACCGACGAAGCCGAGCGCAAGCGCAAACTCGAGGAGGTGATCGAGAAGCTGGAGGCGTCGAACGAGCGCCTCGAACAGTTCGCCTACGCCGCCTCCCACGATCTGCAGGAACCGCTGCGGATGGTCTCGAGTTACCTCCAGCTCATCGAGGCGCGTTACGCCGACGAACTCGACGAGGACGGCGAGGAGTTCCTCGCGTACGCCATCAGCGGGGCCGATCGGATGCGCGAGATGATCGACGGCCTGCTCGAGTACTCCCGTATCGAAACGTGCGGTGATCCGTTCGAGCCGATCGACCTGAACGACCTGTTCGCGGACGTGTGCTCGGATCTGCAGATGCAGATCGACGAGAGCGACGCCGAGATAACGTCGACGGACCTGCCACGCATCGACGGTGACGCCAGCCAGTTGCGGCAGGTGTTCCAGAACCTGCTCTCGAACGCGATCGAGTACGCGGGCGACGAGCCGCCGCGGATTCACGTCGGGGCAGAGCGAGACGGACAGCGGTGGGTGATCTCCGTTCGCGACGAGGGGATCGGGATCGATTCCGACGCCGAAGACCGCATCTTCGAGGTGTTCGAGCGACTCCACAGTCAGGCGGA